In the Rubrivivax gelatinosus IL144 genome, CCCGCCGGCGCGGTGACGCCGGCGATGAAGCCGACCACCGGCTTCTTCATGTGCTCCTTGCACCAGCGCGCCGCGTCGGCTTCGTCGGGGCCGCCGATCTCGCCGATCATGATCACCGCGTCGGTGTCCGGGTCCTCGTTGAACAGCCGCATCACGTCGATGTGCTTGAGCCCGTTGATCGGGTCGCCGCCGATGCCCACCGCGCTGCTCTGGCCGATGCCCAGTTCGGAGAGCTGCGCCACGGCTTCATAGGTCAGCGTGCCCGAGCGGCTGACGACACCGATGCGGCCCTTCTTGTGGATGTGGCCCGGCATGATGCCGATCTTGATCTCCTCGGGCGTGATCGTGCCCGGGCAGTTCGGCCCCAGCAGCAGCGTCTTCTTGCCGCCGGCGGCCTCCTTGGCCTTCATCTTGTTGCGCACTTCCAGCATGTCCTTGATGGGGATGCCTTCGGTGATGCAGATCGCCAGGTCCAGCTCGGCTTCGACGGCTTCCCAGATGGCGGCCGCGGCCCCGGCCGGCGGCACGTAGATGACGCTGACGGTGGCACCGGTCTGCGCCGCCGCTTCCTTGACGCTGGCGTAGATCGGGATGCCCTCGAAGTCCTCGCCGGCCTTCTTCGGGTTCACGCCGGCGACGAAGCAGTTCTGGCCGTTGGCGTAGTCGCGGCACATGCGGGTGTGGAACTGGCCCGTCTTGCCGGTGATGCCCTGCGTGATGACGCGGGTGTCCTTGTTGATCAGGATGCTCATGCGGGTGCTCTCGGCGAGTTACTTGACGGCGGCGACGATGGCGGTGGCCGCTTCGGCCATCGTGTCGGCGCTGATGATCGGCAGGCCGCTGTCGGCCAGCATCTTCTTGCCCAGGTCCTCGTTGGTGCCCTTCATGCGCACCACCAGCGGCACCTGCAGGTTCACCGCCTTGCACGCGGCGATGACGCCTTCGGCGATGGTGTCGCACTTCATGATGCCGCCGAAGATGTTGACGAGGATGCCTTTCACCTCGGGGTTCTTCAGCATGATCTTGAAGGCCTCGGTGACCTTCTCGGCGCTCGCGCCGCCGCCGACGTCGAGGAAGTTCGCCGGCTCGCCGCCGAAGAGCTTGATGGTGTCCATCGTCGCCATCGCCAGCCCTGCGCCGTTGACCAGGCAGCCGATGTTGCCGTCCAGGCTGATGTAGCTGAGGTCGAACTTGCTGGCCTCGACCTCGGCCGGGTCCTCTTCGTCGAGGTCGCGCCAGGCGACGATCTCGGGGTGGCGGAACAGCGCGTTGGCGTCGAAGTTGAACTTCGCGTCCAGCGCCTTGATGCCGCCGTGGCCTTCGAGGATCAGCGGGTTGATCTCGGCGAGGCTGGCGTCGCTGGCCATGTAGCAGGCGTAGAGCTTCTGGAACACGTCCACCGCCTGCGCCT is a window encoding:
- the sucD gene encoding succinate--CoA ligase subunit alpha; the protein is MSILINKDTRVITQGITGKTGQFHTRMCRDYANGQNCFVAGVNPKKAGEDFEGIPIYASVKEAAAQTGATVSVIYVPPAGAAAAIWEAVEAELDLAICITEGIPIKDMLEVRNKMKAKEAAGGKKTLLLGPNCPGTITPEEIKIGIMPGHIHKKGRIGVVSRSGTLTYEAVAQLSELGIGQSSAVGIGGDPINGLKHIDVMRLFNEDPDTDAVIMIGEIGGPDEADAARWCKEHMKKPVVGFIAGVTAPAGKRMGHAGALISGGADTADAKLAIMEECGFTITRNPSEMGRLLQKLI
- the sucC gene encoding ADP-forming succinate--CoA ligase subunit beta produces the protein MKIHEYQAKELLRAHGVPVPRGYAAFTVQEALEAAQKLGGSVWVVKAQIHAGGRGKGGGVKLARSIAEVETLASQILGMQLVTHQTGPEGQKVRRLLIEEGADIQKEYYVAALTDRATQKVALMASSEGGMDIEEVAHATPEKILKVFVDPLVGLTEAQARELAVGIGVPEASQAQAVDVFQKLYACYMASDASLAEINPLILEGHGGIKALDAKFNFDANALFRHPEIVAWRDLDEEDPAEVEASKFDLSYISLDGNIGCLVNGAGLAMATMDTIKLFGGEPANFLDVGGGASAEKVTEAFKIMLKNPEVKGILVNIFGGIMKCDTIAEGVIAACKAVNLQVPLVVRMKGTNEDLGKKMLADSGLPIISADTMAEAATAIVAAVK